Part of the Bacteroidota bacterium genome is shown below.
AAAATTACATCCAACACCAAGCGTGTTCGGATTATTAATAACTCCTGCCCAGCTTCCTTGCAATAAGGCAACGTATATTTTTTTATCCGGACCTAACTGAAGAGCACCCCTGAAAGCAGCTGGTGTGTTGATCAGAATTCCGGAATTAGCTACGGCTGCGTTAGAGCCTGCGCAAAGGTTAAACTGGTAAATATGACCGGAGACACAAGCCCCATACATTTTTGTACCATCAGGTGAGAATTCTACACCATATAGAATACTGCCGCCGGCAGATAACGGCAACACGATACCGTTGGAAACCACTCCTGTTGAATTATTAAAATCAAATAACTCAAAACTCATACCCTGTACCGCGGAACCAAGCTTTTTTCCGTTCGGAGATGCTTTTAATTGTCCGTGTGTATTCAGAACAGAGCCATTAACCACAAGACCGGCGTTGCTCACAACCGGCACTGTGTTAACACCTGCAGATGTAACGAGATAAGTACGGAAAGCGTTTGAATTCCAGTCATGTGTTACCACCCATACATCTTTGTTATTGCAATGTCTTACTCCCGCTATTTTTTCACAAGAGGGCGTGTTAAGCAGAATGTTTTTGTTGGCTGTTACATTACCAAGCCCCGCGTTCAGGGTCATATCAACTTCTGAATATCTTATCCCTCTTAGTTGTGCTTCATAGTCTGCTGTAAATATATAATAGATTGTGGTACTTCCCGGTTTTTGGATAATTACAGACGATTGTGTTGAGGAATTATGACCCATCAAACCAAATCCATTGGGCATCTGGATGTGATTTTTGTTCCAGACAAATGTTCCATCGGTATAAAAGAGCAGGTTTCCAGCCACGTCAGATATGGAGGCACACCCTTCTGATGCAAACATTTGACCATCAGTAACTGCAACGGGAGGCCCAAAATTAAAATGCAAACCCGCATTCTGCCCAAAATACCACCAGTT
Proteins encoded:
- a CDS encoding PKD domain-containing protein; translated protein: MPNGFGLMGHNSSTQSSVIIQKPGSTTIYYIFTADYEAQLRGIRYSEVDMTLNAGLGNVTANKNILLNTPSCEKIAGVRHCNNKDVWVVTHDWNSNAFRTYLVTSAGVNTVPVVSNAGLVVNGSVLNTHGQLKASPNGKKLGSAVQGMSFELFDFNNSTGVVSNGIVLPLSAGGSILYGVEFSPDGTKMYGACVSGHIYQFNLCAGSNAAVANSGILINTPAAFRGALQLGPDKKIYVALLQGSWAGVINNPNTLGVGCNFVVNGVALSGRIIRNGFPNFVNYYFKPPPPPFTASVNCLNGIFTAPQVNVTNCSGSSNAISSVLWNFGDPASGINNTSTVNSANHTFSGAGTYTVKLVLSYACGTDTLKQNITVSSCGCLLAGQFTKGTSSCAGCGCKQWIMITATGGTSPYSYLWPDGYTNRYKNDLCPGAYTINIKDKNGCSVNVNLTTP